AGGTCTGGCAGAAACCGTAGAGGTTAGCTGGTTATGGTGGATCTGCAGCAACACAGTGGCAACACGGCAGACAAGCTCGATCTGGCACAACAACAAACCAAATGAAGTACCTGATGGATATGATTACTGTATCAAATAAAAGAGCTTTCACAGACTGAACGTCCTTTTAGACCAAGCATATAATGACGGCCAATATTTACCGAGGCAACTGTTGCTGTCATTTAATTCACGGTAAACACAACCAGTTCAGTTATTTCGGCTTCCACAGTTAGCATTCTACCTTAATGAGAACACAGTTACTCTATCTTCGAAATGGACTTGGTCAAGGAGCTTTGGTAGACAGGAAAGCTACTCTAAAACCTCAAAGTTAGAGAAGGAAAGGAAAAACTCAATGTCCAAAATAAGATCACACTTGCGAATATAAATGACTGGAAGGTACAGAGTGTTCCATTGCAGTCAAGAAgttcatttaatataaatcaGAAATCAAGGTTAGTTCTAGATCTTAGCTATGCCtggggaaaagaaaagttacAACAAACTCATTGAGTTGCAGATATAAAGACATTTTTCAGAAGATAGAAGTTGCAACAgaaattaatcttataaataCAGTAGGCTCAATTACTAAAACTTTGAAAtacaaagaacaaaatttatttaagataTATCTGCTTATTCAATAGATATTCAATCAAATGTCAGCCCCCAACTAATGTATGATGATCGCGTTCAACGTCTTAGATGCACTGACCTTATCAGGGAAAGCAACCCAATCTTTCAAATAAGACAAAATCCTTAAGGAATCTGAGAACGGCAGTGCCTGCAAGAATGAACAGTAAGGAATGAATCAAGCTTCTTTCTCCAAATGTAGGGACAGCGGAAATTAACTTGCAAACAGTAGTTTTCCCACACCACAAGGCACAGTACGCATTTTGAGGCTAAAATAGGTTAACTTAAATATGTTCTTTCTTATACCTAGCTGAGACTTAGGCTCTAATCAAAAGTACTTTTCATCACAGGGGGAAACAGTACAAAACCATCTCCAAGAGGAGGAAAACTGAGAGTTTATTTCAGTCAAACATACATGACTTCAAAAATTGACGCTATATCAGCAAACTTACTAGCAATGCTTGCTCCAAATCGTTGGTATGAACACTTGAAACTGCACGTAGAACATAATCAGATGGAGAAAGACCAAGCATAAGAATGTTTGGCCTGAAATCACCAACTTTCCCTTTTGATTTCTCCTCCTGAGAATCACAAGAGGGggtgtcaaaataaatatcaagtACGGATCATGCACCGTAATCAGCTGCTTGTAGATAGGATGCCGCAGGCGCAAGGGGCATCATCAGTAGTGAAGAGAAAAACAACACAGATAAAGCACATGAGATCTCGTACTTTGAATTTCAATCAGACACAATAATTTTAACTTCTATATCAAAGAACATATATTACAACCACCTTGTGTTCAGCTATGCGCTTCAGTTCTTCTTCTGCTATATCTAGTGCATCCATAATAGAATCGGCTGCAGTCACCGTTTCTCCAGTTTTCTTCCCTGCTAAGGCCACAGCACCCTCCTCTGGAAGTTCCTCCTTGGGTGCATACTTGTTCTCAAATACATTGTCAAGGTCAGATTCAAACATCTCCTCCagccttttttctttctcttcctgCAAGTACGAAACAATTTCCATCTTTATGCAAGCAACCACAAGAATTACAACATATCCCATTACCACCAGAAAATTTGAGCAAAATGTGTTTAGATTAGGTTATCTAACTATCAAACAGGAGCTCCATGCAAACTGTACTTATGTTACTGTGCAGAATTcatataacatttttaaaaaagagcTACATCTTTAGAAGAAAGGTATGTATATAGACAATACCTCAATAAAAAAAGGCTCTTCAGTACGATCCCAACGGCGAATAGATCTATCATGAGATCCTGTTACTAGAAAGTCACCACGATTGCTGACTGCAAGGCACCAGACTTCAGAATGATGACCTTCAAGGGTTAAAAGCAATTCAAACTTGTCTGCATCCCAGTATTTCACTAGGCGGTCTTTCCCCACACTAAACATGTAATGGGTATTCCCCACAAACTTAACTGCCATGACACTGCAACAAAAACAGCATTTTAGATTTAACAACCCAAATATAATCTGGTACATATTATGGATTGGGGAGAGTCAAAAGAGAATATGTGCAGGTAGAGGacttttatatcatatttccTCTAATAATTGTTGGCATACCTATCAGCATGAGCAAAAAGGGATTTATGGCAGTCACCAAAATCTAGACcccaaattttcaaatttttatcagCGGAGCCAGTAACAATCAGATCCCCATCAGAAGATATGTCCATGCATAATACAGGCAGCTTATGTCCATACAAGGAGAGGAAAAACTTAAGCGAGTCCATGAAGAAAACCTGAACCATTTATGACAGCATAGGATGAttagaaacaaatataaaagagaaatgagGGTACAAACTCTCAAACACTCATCCACACAGAAAAACAAAGACGGATAGAGACTAAAAACTTGAATTTGGACAGAATACTATTGAGTATAATTAACCAGCATATGAAGATGAAGCAAGCCGCCTAACTGTTAATGTGCTCATTTCTTCAATCATTCAGGCCATTATATAACATAGAATATGACATGAACtaaatttagtttaaaaaGTCACTCAACCTTCACTGTGCAGTCCAACAAGGCAATAGCAATGTGTTTCCCCTCTGGGCTGACAGCAACCACTACAACATCATCATTCATTTTCAGATTCCTCACTGGAGATACTGTCAGATGTTTTGTATCCTGTAAAACCACAGTAATTTGCACATGATTATTAAGATACGGTTAACCACAGTAATCACCAGAAAGCAAAACATGCAAAAATTTCAGTAGCATGGGCGAACAAGCAAAATTATGtgttaaaatacatttttatatgtttccCAGTATggataaaagaataattatgttattattatggataaatttatatgtttaaatatGCGCTGTGTATTATAGTTGTTAGCATAAAAAAGTACAATCAATATAACAAGTAATATTTTTGCAAGTCCACCTATGTATTATTCTCACTTCAATATCAGAAAGACTATTCCCAGTGGAATCTCATCTTATCTAGCTGAATTTCTCCTAAAATGATCAGTCATTGTTAAAAAATGTGCCATTAAAGTGTCCAGTTGAAGGACAGAAAACCAGTTGAAAGaaacatgaaaagaaaaagcaactTGTAGAACACACTTGACCAGGTTTCTGCGCAGTTTGGTACTCCCAAAATTTAACATCCTGGTCTGCACTCCCTGTTACAAAACCATCTGCTGTTGCAGCAATAGACTGTACAGAGCCACCATGAGCTTCAACTACTTCCACACAAGTGCCACTCCGGACATCAATGATTTCCAGCGTCCCACTTTTTGTGCCAACAATTGCATACTTGTTACCAGGGACAAAGAGGCCGCATAATCCATATCCTGAATCAATAGTTCGGAGGCAAGATCCAGTGCTGGGATTCCATATTTTAATTGTGCTGTGGCTTGTTGACATCAAAAGAGAATTATCTGAGCTAAGAGTGACACTTCTCACATCGGAACGATGTCCCTGTAGCTCAATGGCGCTTGTCTTTGTAGCCGAAGTGCTCTCAATTgaatatatttctaataaattattgtttaaagaCAATGCAAAGGTTGCCAGAGAACTCTTTGGAGTTATAGGACAGAACGACATAGAGCATATCTTCTTCTTAGCTCGTAGAATCTGCAGAGGCTTAAAAACATCAGGGACTGTAATAAATAACTCACCAAGCTCTTCAACTTCGACATTCCTATTCCCATTTTCGGTGGTATCAGCTTTTCCTTTAGATGCTTTTTTCTCCTTCCGGTTGATTCTTCTTTTCGCTTTACGTCTAGCTTCATTCTCATCCAATACCCGAAACATCTCCACTGTTGTCCCAGCAACCTGACAAGCCAGCAAATTTCCAGAATTGCTGAAACGCACCGTAGAAACTCTATCCTTGCTCTGACGTTGTATATCACCAAAATGCTTCAGAACTTCCCATTTGCTCGAGGCAGTTCCGCTGTCAACTTGAGATTCAACTCTATCTGCCTGTTTTTCATCAGCCAAATCATTGTTAATTGAGTAAAATCTGAGCTCGGGGTCTGCTGACCCAGACACTAGATATCTTTCATCAGGGTTAACATCAATTGACCAAATTTCGCTATGATGACCACTGACAATCTGTACACAGTGTTGGGTTTCAAGATCCCAAACCCTCAAAAACTTGTCCTTTGATGAACTAACCAATTTTTTACTGGAATCCAGGAACACGAGGTCCGTAACCTACAACATAAAGACAAAAACCAATAATGAGAACACTAGTATCCCACATAACTACATCCCCACCTCACGTTGTATAACTTAAAATGAAACAGCTCCTATGAAGATATTGTGTAAACCTGGTCTCGGTGCCCTCGAAGGCGGAAGAGCCCAGCTTCACCAATTACATCCCATAAAATGATGTCACAGTCTTTGCTTCCAGAAGCAAGCAAAGATCCAAGCTTGTTGTACCGAAGGATCGTCACAGCACCTCTATGTCCATTCAAAGTGGTATCACATGTTCCCTTCTCACTATCCCATATTCTCACAGTACCATCAGCATAGCCACTTGCAATCTGCAACCCAAACCCCATTATAAATGAACCATATTCCAacataatctaaaattaaagCAATGCATCAAAATAAACAGATTACAGAATCTTACAAGAGAAGACGAAGAGGAGGCGATAGAGGTGACGGCCAGGGAGGGGCCGCGAGAGGAGGAGGAAGCGGAGGGAGATAGCGTCTTGGTGCAAATTCCCTGACGCACGTGCCACACAGCAAGCTTCTCTAAAGCACCCGCCAACAGGTGCTTGCCGGAGCTGTCGTACGTAATATTACAATCCACCGACACTATCACCCCGAACGACGCCGCCGCCTCGTACCGCAGGTACGACTTCACCATCTTCCTCGCTCCTTCTCGGACAGTGGTGGCCGAGAATTCTACTTCAACTGGAGAAGATGAACGTtgagggtttagggtttagtaGTATAACTCACTTAACTCTTCACTCactttattttgtgatttgcCTTTTCTCTCATCCTTAGTCTTGGGTTTGGGCTTTATACTGGACCTTCTATCAATCCACTATTCAATAATAGCCCAATATTAGGCCCAGACACAACTAATAACTAGCCCAACCGtagaaaaaagatttattttcatttttattttaagttttcagCATTTTTAATGTGGTGAAAATATATCGTTGATTTCTattcgaaaaataaaaatatatttaaattgcatgtttctaaatttaaactaatatgTTCGAAAAATGAGAAgtatttggatttgattttCCATAggtatttgataaatattgtattttaaattataatattacattacgTTTACTTCTAAAAAGGTCAAGATGACTGATAACGTGTCTTGTCATGCCTTGCGATAAAAGAAACAATGAGGTATAGAagtgtatataaaaaaaaggaccTAAGTTGCAAATTTCAATTGGTATTGTGCCTTTTCAATGAAATTGTGCTATACAAACAAGCTTCTAAAATGCTAAAACTTTTTGAGAATAAAACTAAACGCCCCtgcagttttttttttttattgacagtatataattttgaatttaattttaaattatccaaattaattaagacatTTAAAAGATAAGTTAAATATATGCGTAGTGAAAACAATAGGGACcggatatatataaattaatagagtaattttcaaacaaaagatGCTTGACAAGTGTTTACTTCCCAAATGATGTTGGCCATTAgcactaattattaataaaccGACAAGTATGTTAGAAATGATTGGAATGGGGTGCTCAGtcacattaaaattttaaagtaataaaaagGGATGATTATATTCTCCTCCcctaaagtttgatataattacgtaTAAACCTCtagtggtttgagaaattatatctagcacccatggggtttgctttcgtctaacaaattaattcatctattagtcaaaattcacccgAATTTGtcgatattaataaaaaaattaaaaaaatctgtatttacccctgatttattgcaactcaaataatatatttttatgatcaaattatccttatacgTCTTTACtcgttaatgcatatgaggagcTATATTTTCACAGTTATAAAAGGTAatttagttcaaaaataattatttgatgtacaataagtcagtaataagttaattgagggtatatatcaactttcattcagtttttctattaattactgaattttaactaacgaagGGActaatttgttagacgaaagcaaatctcaagggtgctagatgtaatttctcaaactacaggaagttatatataattacaccaaatctcgagaatggaaatataattatccctaataaaaaaatatggatagCGATTATGCATTAATAATCAATGTAGTGTTGATTAAGGGTTTTGGGCGTACCTGCTTTTTGAACGGTttgctatatattttatagtaaatcTTTGTCCAAGACAGTGACATATACACATAGATTTGGTACTTACGAGCAATCTGCTCtagatgatgatgattctttttcttgttttagaTTAGTGCAAAATTATTAACCTAACACACATAATAAGTTCTATGTTTggtttattacatttttagtcattttgtTTAGGACAGGTGTTTTTAAAGgtttatcattaaaataaaaaataaataaattatttggtattGATTTTggggaatatatatatatatatatgtatatatattacagtCAATGTTGAGAATATGACGTAATTAGATGATCACTCaatattaagtataatatgaattaattttaaaccaTTCCATAGGggaaatagaaataataatcattGATCCGTgaaaaaaccaagaaacacATATAACATGTGGTGGTGATGATCATTGATGATGGGAACCTCAGGAATTGTACGGTAGTGTTTGGCACTTCAGACacgcacacaaattctttgtttGGAAGACAGCGAAACCCCAACAAAAGTTAATATTACATCCTGTGAATCTCTAATAATTTGTTACATTCTTCtttatctaatttattaaCGGGCAATTTCTGATTTCAGTAGAATTTGGTCagatttgaatcaattaaatgataaaCGTCATATActcatcatataattagtgttcaattcaagaaaaaataattaataatttcaaacatTTATATGGTGAGAGGTGGCACTACACAGACCACAAACCACAAATATCTCCGGTCCAGCACAAACCTTTGTAGGTAATACATGCAGCAGGTGGCAAGAAAGGGCCACCACAGCAGCCCTACCAAATTAATgaaacatcatcatcattatcattatcatcatccacttcatttattaattatttattgatgcCCACAAACGTAATTAAGGAAAcgtttgaaatataaatataagcaCGGCGGTGGAGGTCGGCGGCTGCCGGACAGTGCGTCAGGAATATTGGAAAACTTTAGAAAAATGACAAGAGAAGCCGGTACGTACAAAGatgcttttaattttctttctgatGGATTATTAGCTCAACCACTGATAACACTTTTACCGAACGACAATCCTCTGAATATTTCAATTCTTGACACACATCTCTGTCCATCCACTCCCACCATTTTGATTAGATTGATCACTGTTCCGACACActctctttttaatttctttttggcaATCATGAGAAAATGAAGAGTTGGGTGCGGCAGATGTGTTTGCTGCTGAAAATTAAGCTGTCTTTCTCACCATCACTGAATACCGACCAACATTGATCATCGTGTGTGTCTTATGGGCTCCATCCACAAAGTTGGTGTCCAACACGATGATCATTATAGCGTAAACCAATTTCATCTTTACACGACTGCCTTTCCAGTTTTAGATGAAGATTTTTCCCCAGAAAATAAATGCGTGTTTTGCTGATGCAGTGGGCGGTTTGTTAAGAAATTAAACTACTCTtctctttaataatttaaaatttttagatggGGTGATGTTTAATAtggtatcaaaattaaatcaaataaaaaacttaaggTAGAATATCACTgctaaaaaaaacattttacaTGTAAGGCTTGTTGACGtgttaagataataaatattaaatatttttttttctaataatttttttttttggatgaagCTGTCGTTTAacgtgatattaaaaatagatcaaATAAGTGGTCCTAGCTTTTAATATTGCATGCGGCGGAGTGTATTGAgacattatatattatatagtttttctTACTAACAGTTTAAACTTTTAgacatatgaaaatattaatttaccttTATATCAGAATATAGCAAAAAGCTCTATGtagaaaaaaacaatagaaaaaaatcCATGTCTAAACTGTTGATATGGGGTACATTGCAATTTTGCACATACTTGATTGAAACCACATATTCGTAATGTATAGTACGTACTTAAGAAACTTCTTGTTAGTATTCTTGAATTATTCCATCGTCGCattcattattaatattattaattaagattttattaattccttcaattaattagtatagtAGTATTGCACTCATAAATTCAGGGagaatttgtttaattaaaagtttgatgcctaattaaaatagaatatatatatatatatatatatatatatatttataacactGGTATGAGCTGGATTGCTTGTTTTAttcatttcattatttgaGTCTTTAAGCTAAGGTTGGTACAATGTACAACGTATGTGTTTGTGTACGTATTAGGGTTTTTGacttgtactttttttttttttttttgtactgaGAACTTAAACAATACCAAACAAGTACGGAAACAATGAGTTCAAAAACAAGTTAGGTGGTCTGAATTATTGCATTTCATAAAACTATATGAACGTTCAACCATTACTTTCCAGCTCAAGGGACATGCAAATACAAAGTTCACTACTTTGCTGGACCAcattaatttggataaaatgataattgcGGAGGtagaattaattagattaatgaTAATTGTGGATCGAGGAAACAGCATTTGACATTCCGTATGTAACTTACTGTTTTTCTTTACTCTCATCGGTTAcgatattctcattttttatctagaaactttcataaaatagtatttttggtcccatgatACATTTTTCGttagatatttaataataaatctcaTGTGACGtggaacaaaaaaatattaattttttaaaagttatgaaaCCAGAAGTGATAATCTTATATCTAACTAGACCAATAGTGTAAGGCCGTCACAGCCAGGTGCTAGTTAGTATATggcattttttgttaatatatctTATGAAAATGTGTCATGGGATAAAATGTGCTTATTTTTCTATTGTGGATCATAACATAAAGATTATTGTATTCTTGAAAGAATACTATTACACGATTGTGACAAATCAATAACCTAATTAAGCTAGTAATTAAGAACTTTATACGTACAATGATGAAAACATTACAAAAGTTATTATTTCTACGATAACATTAATTCCCCAATTACAATGATGTCATAACCCGTACGATATGccaaaaactaaatttcaACGTGTTCTAGTGCAGATGATATGGACACAGTCGGACCAAATCCAACCCCTTCACCAGATAATTCTAACATAATACCAAAAGGTTAGCCTTTTAATACCTGATTAAGACCTCTTCATTGCGGTCATTAATTAGTGTCAATTTGGCACTTGGCAGCAAGTAGACATAGTTAATCATATCCTAGGTTGTGATGACTTTACTTACCATCCAATCACCGCCTCATTTCATTCCTACCtcactaatttatttaattatccaCTTTTACTAGTTgccaatttcaaaattattttatcttttttccccttaaaaaatcaaattgaaatattatacatatgttGGATAGTGGCGTTTGGACAGCCATCgtactacttttttttctgTTCACCCGGCTTTTTCGAAGTGCAATAGCGGTGGTTGTTTTCGTTGAGGGGCAACGTCAGAATTACTAGGACGAGAGGAATactactttatttatttattttttcttactaCGTTGTTCATTGAcaaaaactataatatatattgagtgGAGAAATCTTTTGTTTAAATCTTGTTGtatcttttattctatttaaatacACATTTATCACGCATATAAGATATAttcttacataaaataaatgatgttaTCTTTATACGCGTTGCGTGCATTTATTTAAGAGAGTAAAGATGCAACGTAATTTAGAATAGAACAGTTAATTCagtctataaaaaaaaattatgtgggCGACGGGATaaatttttgagttttccAAGTTGAGAGTTAGAATCaagattcaaattcaaattaaattgaactTAAGTTTTGGTAGGgttgaatttaaaatgaattcaaatgtTGTGTAACAACTTAAGAGTAGGAAGAGGGGGTATTTGGGCAGGGCAGGCCCCAAATGTCACTATCGGGCACGCCCATGACGAAATGTTCCATGTTCCACAGTGGGTTGGTGGAGCGCCGAACAGCGTATGAACTTGACTTTTatcatttcctttttttgagttgaattttttattttcttgtatatatatatatatatatgttattttgtGTGTATCttagataatttaattcttgTACCTGCATCatgtatatgttaaattagaatattgtgtataaaatatttttcagataatatatttttgtatacgTATTACGTATATGTTAAATTGAATagaaaacataacaaaatttaaaataaaaaattcgttttattttctttctatcttgaattgataatttagtaaaatgtGAAAACCATTTAAGGCAAAAAGAATAATGGGTTAGGTATAGGAAAAACGCTCCTAAATTTGTTCTCACCGCACCCTAGTCGCCCCTCGCCCGGGCCCCTACCTTAGAAATACTCAAAAAATCTGTCTGACTTTTAATAAGTAAGtaacaaaatcaattgaaggtaaaatgaattttcgtttaattttatttattaatatcaataaattttatga
The nucleotide sequence above comes from Sesamum indicum cultivar Zhongzhi No. 13 linkage group LG11, S_indicum_v1.0, whole genome shotgun sequence. Encoded proteins:
- the LOC105174243 gene encoding WD repeat-containing protein 3, with protein sequence MVKSYLRYEAAASFGVIVSVDCNITYDSSGKHLLAGALEKLAVWHVRQGICTKTLSPSASSSSRGPSLAVTSIASSSSSLIASGYADGTVRIWDSEKGTCDTTLNGHRGAVTILRYNKLGSLLASGSKDCDIILWDVIGEAGLFRLRGHRDQVTDLVFLDSSKKLVSSSKDKFLRVWDLETQHCVQIVSGHHSEIWSIDVNPDERYLVSGSADPELRFYSINNDLADEKQADRVESQVDSGTASSKWEVLKHFGDIQRQSKDRVSTVRFSNSGNLLACQVAGTTVEMFRVLDENEARRKAKRRINRKEKKASKGKADTTENGNRNVEVEELGELFITVPDVFKPLQILRAKKKICSMSFCPITPKSSLATFALSLNNNLLEIYSIESTSATKTSAIELQGHRSDVRSVTLSSDNSLLMSTSHSTIKIWNPSTGSCLRTIDSGYGLCGLFVPGNKYAIVGTKSGTLEIIDVRSGTCVEVVEAHGGSVQSIAATADGFVTGSADQDVKFWEYQTAQKPGQDTKHLTVSPVRNLKMNDDVVVVAVSPEGKHIAIALLDCTVKVFFMDSLKFFLSLYGHKLPVLCMDISSDGDLIVTGSADKNLKIWGLDFGDCHKSLFAHADSVMAVKFVGNTHYMFSVGKDRLVKYWDADKFELLLTLEGHHSEVWCLAVSNRGDFLVTGSHDRSIRRWDRTEEPFFIEEEKEKRLEEMFESDLDNVFENKYAPKEELPEEGAVALAGKKTGETVTAADSIMDALDIAEEELKRIAEHKEEKSKGKVGDFRPNILMLGLSPSDYVLRAVSSVHTNDLEQALLALPFSDSLRILSYLKDWVAFPDKIELVCRVATVLLQIHHNQLTSTVSARPVLSLLKDVLHARVKECKDTLGFNLAAMDHLKELMAAKSDAPFRDAKTKLLEIRARYAQHSEGRMQTKEDRRKKKKQKKLDNGHVWS